One genomic window of Clostridiales bacterium includes the following:
- the pyk gene encoding pyruvate kinase → TKGPEIRIKTFENSKVFLEKGQKFVLTTEDIQGDNQRVSITYKKLPLCIQPGAMILLNDGLIELEVQSLENNNIVCSVIEGGVLTNNKSLNIPNCRINMPYLSKQDEEDLIFGVKNDVDYIAMSFVRSADDVKEVRNLLNRNGGEEIEIIAKIENREGVNNIDEILRYSDGIMIARGDMGVEIPFEQLPSIQKDIIKKCYRAAKKVITATQMLESMIHAPKPTRAEISDIANAVFDGTSAIMLSGETAIGGYPLQTVKTMASIASYAESTIDFKKHFNALEIAIKNIADAVSHATCAAAMDLNAAAILVVTQSGSTARMISSFRPAPPIIAVTTNKKVYHKLSLSWGVIPVLGAMQQNTDLLFAHAIDCAKKTGIVKKGDIVVITAGVPVGVSGNTNILKIEHVK, encoded by the coding sequence ACCAAAGGCCCCGAAATCAGAATTAAGACATTTGAAAATTCCAAAGTCTTTTTGGAAAAAGGCCAAAAATTTGTCTTAACTACCGAGGACATACAAGGCGACAACCAAAGGGTAAGCATTACATACAAAAAACTCCCCCTTTGCATACAGCCCGGCGCGATGATTTTGCTAAACGACGGGCTTATTGAGTTGGAAGTTCAATCACTAGAAAATAATAATATCGTCTGTTCGGTAATAGAAGGCGGGGTTTTGACCAATAACAAAAGCCTTAATATCCCCAATTGCCGTATTAATATGCCTTATTTGTCCAAGCAAGACGAGGAGGATTTGATTTTTGGAGTAAAAAATGATGTGGATTATATCGCCATGTCGTTCGTGCGCTCGGCGGACGACGTGAAAGAAGTCCGCAACCTATTAAACCGCAACGGCGGAGAAGAAATAGAAATTATCGCCAAGATAGAAAACCGCGAGGGCGTGAATAATATAGACGAAATCCTGCGCTATTCGGACGGGATTATGATAGCACGAGGCGATATGGGCGTGGAAATCCCGTTTGAGCAGCTTCCCTCTATCCAAAAAGATATTATCAAAAAATGCTACCGCGCGGCCAAAAAAGTTATCACGGCGACCCAGATGCTAGAATCCATGATCCACGCGCCCAAGCCCACCCGCGCCGAAATCTCGGATATAGCCAACGCGGTCTTTGACGGCACAAGCGCCATAATGCTAAGCGGCGAAACGGCTATCGGCGGTTATCCGCTTCAAACGGTCAAGACTATGGCGTCTATAGCAAGCTACGCCGAGAGCACGATTGACTTTAAAAAGCATTTTAACGCTTTGGAAATAGCTATAAAAAATATCGCCGACGCGGTGTCGCACGCCACATGCGCCGCGGCTATGGACTTAAACGCGGCCGCGATCTTGGTAGTTACCCAAAGCGGCTCAACGGCTAGGATGATAAGCAGCTTCAGGCCGGCCCCGCCCATAATAGCCGTCACCACCAACAAAAAAGTTTACCATAAGCTGTCGCTAAGCTGGGGCGTTATACCTGTTTTGGGCGCTATGCAACAAAATACCGACTTGTTGTTCGCGCACGCCATAGACTGCGCCAAAAAGACCGGCATAGTCAAAAAAGGCGATATCGTGGTAATAACCGCGGGCGTGCCCGTGGGCGTTTCGGGAAACACCAATATTTTGAAAATTGAGCATGTAAAGTAA
- a CDS encoding cysteine hydrolase: MTQKQIKEFDCLSIEYQNKPSLLARTYNNPRCAVIIMDMVAGFCEKGALYSPRLKNLVDRVASALDYLPEAVKFFLNDAHTPDSLEFASYPKHCHTPEEKQIAGVLSRVKGIVIEKDSTNGIFNFLKYADVNLYDNFLIMGNCTDICVLQFALSLRAYFNEIKKTANVLVFTDYVDTFDSPMHSAELMQVFALKNMEQSGVKIFKNLV; this comes from the coding sequence ATGACCCAAAAACAAATTAAAGAATTTGATTGTTTGAGCATTGAATATCAAAACAAACCTAGCCTGCTAGCCCGAACATATAACAACCCCAGATGCGCGGTAATTATTATGGATATGGTCGCGGGCTTTTGCGAAAAGGGCGCGCTATACAGCCCAAGACTGAAAAACCTGGTGGACAGGGTGGCGAGCGCTTTGGACTATTTGCCCGAGGCGGTCAAATTTTTCCTAAACGACGCGCATACGCCCGATTCTTTGGAGTTTGCGAGCTACCCTAAGCATTGCCATACCCCCGAAGAAAAACAAATAGCGGGCGTTTTGTCCAGAGTAAAGGGCATAGTCATAGAAAAAGACAGCACCAACGGCATCTTTAATTTTTTGAAATACGCCGATGTCAACCTTTACGACAACTTCCTTATAATGGGCAATTGCACGGATATTTGCGTTTTGCAGTTTGCCCTGTCCCTAAGGGCATACTTTAACGAAATCAAAAAAACAGCTAATGTGCTGGTCTTTACCGATTATGTGGACACTTTTGACTCGCCGATGCACAGCGCCGAGCTGATGCAAGTATTCGCGCTAAAAAATATGGAGCAATCCGGCGTAAAGATATTCAAAAATTTGGTTTAA
- a CDS encoding ABC transporter ATP-binding protein → MARNRYFEDEALEAKFNGKMILRVLSYIKPYKKTFITVTVFMIILGAIALLPSYFNRIIIDKILDVKGRVPHYVTLAIVILIAWALVAVSDILFNLVKTRALTKNSYKIVRDLRGELFRHLQKLSFDYFDSRPAGKILVRVTNYIDELANILSGAVIGFVTDSIKTILILGFLYVLDYRFALIVTASMVPLGFSLVFLRSKIHLRWRHMRNKSSNRTAYIAENINGIAVTKAFNRIDANCQIYDELNAICNKSWARVIRLNELFFPVMDAFWNIGQMGIYVAAYLIAVNFGAQTISAGLLVSFVGFMGLFFQPLNNISNYVQQLSVASSNLERIFETMDTPPSITDREGAYDLPPVQGHVKFENVSFAYEKGNNILENFNLEVPPGKTVALVGPTGAGKTTIVNLLSRFYEPTSGRILIDGHDINNVKLYSLRSQVSVMMQDSFVFSGTIMDNIRYARPDATDEECIKAAKAASLHEYIMQYPDGYNHVLGEKGAGLSGGEIQLLSFARTILCDPKILVLDEATSSVDTQTEIKIQQVLEKILKNRTSFIIAHRLSTIRKADCILYIGNKGILEAGTHEELMAKKGAYYQLQTKN, encoded by the coding sequence ATGGCACGGAACAGATATTTTGAAGACGAAGCGCTTGAAGCTAAGTTTAACGGCAAAATGATTTTGCGCGTTTTGTCGTATATCAAGCCCTATAAAAAGACTTTTATAACCGTAACTGTCTTTATGATAATTTTGGGCGCGATCGCGCTTTTGCCGTCGTATTTTAACCGCATTATCATAGACAAGATTTTGGATGTCAAAGGCAGAGTTCCACATTATGTAACGCTTGCCATAGTTATTTTAATAGCTTGGGCGCTGGTAGCGGTAAGCGATATATTGTTTAACTTGGTCAAAACCCGCGCATTGACCAAAAATTCTTATAAAATCGTAAGGGATTTGCGCGGCGAACTCTTTAGACATCTTCAAAAACTATCTTTTGATTATTTCGACTCAAGACCGGCGGGCAAAATTTTGGTCAGGGTCACTAACTATATTGACGAACTTGCCAATATTTTGTCGGGCGCGGTCATAGGCTTTGTGACGGATAGCATTAAGACTATTTTGATATTGGGCTTTTTGTATGTCTTGGATTATAGATTCGCGCTTATAGTGACCGCGTCTATGGTCCCGCTTGGTTTTTCATTGGTATTTTTGCGCTCAAAGATTCATCTAAGATGGCGGCATATGCGAAACAAATCAAGCAACCGCACCGCTTACATAGCCGAAAACATCAACGGCATAGCCGTAACAAAGGCGTTTAACCGTATTGACGCCAATTGCCAAATTTACGACGAACTAAACGCGATATGCAACAAAAGCTGGGCGCGCGTGATTAGGCTCAACGAACTGTTCTTTCCTGTTATGGACGCCTTTTGGAATATTGGTCAAATGGGTATTTATGTCGCGGCGTATTTGATTGCCGTAAATTTTGGGGCCCAGACCATCTCAGCCGGATTGTTGGTAAGCTTTGTGGGATTTATGGGCTTGTTTTTCCAGCCGCTTAATAATATTTCCAATTATGTTCAGCAGCTTTCGGTAGCGAGCTCTAATCTGGAAAGAATTTTTGAGACTATGGACACCCCGCCGTCCATTACGGACCGCGAAGGCGCTTACGACCTGCCGCCCGTGCAAGGGCATGTCAAGTTTGAGAATGTTTCTTTTGCCTATGAAAAAGGCAACAATATTTTGGAAAACTTTAACTTGGAAGTGCCGCCGGGCAAAACGGTGGCGTTGGTCGGGCCTACGGGCGCGGGCAAGACCACCATTGTCAATCTATTGAGCAGGTTTTACGAGCCGACAAGCGGCAGGATTTTAATAGACGGCCATGACATTAACAATGTCAAACTTTATTCTTTAAGAAGCCAAGTAAGCGTGATGATGCAAGATTCGTTTGTGTTCAGCGGCACGATTATGGACAATATAAGATACGCCCGACCTGACGCCACAGACGAAGAGTGCATCAAGGCCGCCAAAGCGGCTTCGCTTCATGAGTATATAATGCAATACCCCGACGGTTATAATCATGTATTGGGCGAAAAAGGCGCGGGACTTTCGGGAGGCGAGATACAATTGCTGTCCTTTGCCCGCACCATTCTTTGCGACCCTAAGATACTGGTTTTGGACGAGGCGACAAGCTCGGTGGATACCCAAACCGAAATTAAAATTCAACAGGTTTTGGAAAAGATACTAAAAAACCGCACCAGCTTTATAATAGCCCATAGGCTGTCTACTATTCGCAAAGCCGACTGCATATTATATATAGGCAATAAAGGAATCTTGGAAGCTGGCACCCATGAAGAACTTATGGCCAAAAAAGGCGCTTATTACCAGTTGCAGACAAAAAATTAA
- a CDS encoding ABC transporter ATP-binding protein yields the protein MSAFWQAWGYFKKHWFVFVLCFFLGCFFIFIAQVIPQVIQLILDKVIMPALGKSNLKESSSIFLPLLNKIVGDSADLTKNLITLVVLLLLLAFTRHITHYIRWNLAHTRSVDCERDLRNAAFRKIITQNSMALNRYTSGELLSIAQSDVVMIKDMFIHYIPLSLESFVHVFLAVFFITRINWFLAILPLCAGVAMAVTSRVNMKKMRQIYNEIRNRSIELNSCVQENINGIRIVKAYAAEGQEIKKFDQRNENYKNAYFKHTQVWSKFNALFASFAQIAYLGSIIIAIFLGLDGKLTIGEFGSFVYYIGGITGPLTNLSYHISQLQQSLVCADRLFTFLNTSNVIADAEDAIGIKDKPHLAIESASLTIDNKPILTDINLELPYGKKLGIMGKTGSGKSSLLKLMTRFYDVTKGAVLINGTDIKKIKLEDVRLQFGYVMQDVFLFSNTIDANIAFFNPDISHEEVVKAAKAAQAHDFIMDMPQGYDTIVGERGVGLSGGQKQRVSIARALLKDAPILLLDDATSALDLQTERLILRSLSEEYAHKTLVIAAHRAASVRFCDEIIYLEDGKIVERGTHEELMRLNGRYAEIYKKQQATLQEIA from the coding sequence ATGAGCGCGTTTTGGCAGGCGTGGGGATATTTCAAAAAGCATTGGTTTGTTTTTGTGTTGTGTTTTTTCTTGGGCTGTTTTTTTATTTTTATCGCGCAAGTCATTCCACAAGTTATTCAGCTAATATTAGATAAAGTAATAATGCCCGCGCTAGGCAAATCCAATCTAAAAGAATCATCTAGTATTTTTTTGCCGCTTTTAAACAAAATTGTAGGCGATAGCGCAGATTTGACAAAAAATTTGATAACGCTTGTAGTTCTTTTGCTCCTTTTGGCGTTTACGCGGCATATCACGCATTACATCCGCTGGAATTTGGCGCATACCAGGTCGGTTGATTGCGAGAGGGATTTGCGGAACGCGGCGTTTAGGAAAATTATTACCCAAAACTCAATGGCGCTTAACCGTTACACGAGCGGCGAGCTTTTGAGCATAGCCCAATCCGATGTGGTAATGATAAAAGACATGTTTATCCACTATATCCCGCTTAGCTTGGAAAGTTTTGTGCATGTGTTTTTGGCGGTGTTTTTTATCACGCGCATTAATTGGTTTTTGGCTATTTTGCCGCTTTGCGCAGGCGTCGCCATGGCAGTTACTTCCCGCGTCAATATGAAAAAAATGCGCCAGATCTATAATGAAATCAGAAACCGTTCAATAGAATTAAACTCGTGCGTGCAAGAAAATATCAACGGCATACGCATTGTCAAGGCATATGCCGCCGAAGGACAAGAAATCAAAAAGTTTGACCAAAGAAACGAAAATTACAAAAACGCGTATTTCAAACATACCCAAGTATGGAGCAAGTTTAACGCGTTGTTTGCGTCTTTTGCCCAAATCGCCTATCTTGGCTCCATAATTATAGCGATATTTTTGGGTCTGGACGGCAAATTGACGATTGGCGAGTTTGGCTCGTTTGTATATTATATAGGCGGGATAACCGGCCCGCTCACCAATTTGTCTTACCATATAAGCCAGCTCCAGCAATCTTTGGTTTGCGCCGACAGGCTGTTTACCTTTCTTAACACCAGCAATGTGATTGCGGACGCAGAAGACGCGATCGGCATAAAAGATAAGCCGCATTTGGCAATTGAAAGCGCCAGCCTTACCATAGACAATAAACCTATCTTGACAGATATTAATCTAGAGTTGCCTTACGGCAAAAAGCTGGGTATAATGGGCAAAACGGGCTCGGGCAAATCCTCGCTTTTGAAACTTATGACCAGGTTTTATGATGTCACCAAAGGCGCGGTGTTGATTAACGGAACGGACATTAAAAAAATCAAGCTGGAAGATGTAAGGCTGCAATTTGGATATGTGATGCAGGATGTGTTTTTGTTTTCCAACACAATAGACGCCAATATCGCTTTTTTCAACCCTGATATCTCTCACGAAGAGGTTGTAAAAGCCGCCAAAGCCGCCCAAGCTCATGATTTTATAATGGATATGCCGCAAGGATACGATACCATAGTGGGCGAAAGGGGCGTAGGATTGTCGGGCGGACAAAAACAAAGGGTCTCAATCGCGAGAGCCTTGTTAAAAGACGCGCCCATTTTATTGCTGGACGACGCCACTAGCGCGCTTGATTTGCAGACCGAGAGATTGATTTTGCGGTCGTTAAGCGAAGAATACGCGCACAAGACGCTTGTAATAGCGGCGCACAGGGCGGCGTCCGTGCGGTTTTGCGACGAGATAATTTATTTAGAAGACGGCAAAATTGTGGAGCGCGGCACGCATGAGGAGTTGATGCGCCTAAACGGCAGGTACGCCGAGATATATAAAAAACAGCAGGCGACCTTGCAGGAGATTGCGTAA